The Eurosta solidaginis isolate ZX-2024a chromosome 4, ASM4086904v1, whole genome shotgun sequence genome includes a window with the following:
- the LOC137247525 gene encoding uncharacterized protein produces MLKWAVHTPRLSYLTATDANGNSVDTQLKTLVCLSPKKQNGPNQTPIAQTRTPSARRQRVKRKSPDLYLSRRLQSWLEKENQLEEQITSTPLQPNANSYARSCPLRRLNSLKDLSNIIPSESVNAACTTATPNHISSVARTPNQLLGSCKVARNNPTNYAATLPTLEVEYSPCGLVPGPILALRGLGIADTYFDKPRYLPPDHNETLLQTHSAFNTSKATNCTMQNPQSTFLSVNSARDDTQSLSSSKMGDQTLERMIDAILESTRKEKRHIKFARQFQNHQRSVMSPTYTRAEDPANDLSEFWCETRHEAPLTQPTHKKRRSLPAKMAAAEIFSEREVRSPIGARNRLRRLQDTNIFHLRRQRAVRRKRKGSKMGDKSTTDATYDIPAIVEENVSTEKLELSSKTLEDASPDSGHNSCSEPEDYSINNGIVFAPIVNALENNDSPALDATKRRLSFSNETLMASP; encoded by the coding sequence ATGCTCAAATGGGCAGTCCACACACCGCGTCTCTCATATCTAACAGCAACCGATGCGAATGGGAACAGCGTCGACACGCAGCTTAAAACATTAGTTTGCTTGTCTCCAAAAAAGCAGAATGGGCCCAACCAAACACCCATCGCACAAACACGCACTCCCTCTGCAAGACGACAGAGAGTGAAAAGAAAATCCCCTGACTTGTATCTTTCGCGTCGCTTACAAAGTTGGCTAGAAAAAGAAAATCAGCTTGAAGAACAGATTACATCCACACCGCTGCAGCCAAACGCCAACTCGTATGCGAGAAGCTGTCCTTTACGTCGTCTAAACAGTCTCAAAGACTTGAGCAACATCATACCTAGTGAAAGTGTCAACGCCGCCTGCACAACTGCTACACCAAATCATATATCGTCAGTGGCGCGTACACCTAATCAGCTGCTAGGTAGCTGTAAAGTAGCACGAAATAATCCAACCAATTACGCAGCCACACTACCCACGCTCGAAGTCGAGTATTCGCCATGTGGACTTGTGCCTGGACCGATATTGGCATTACGTGGCTTGGGCATCGCGGATACATACTTCGATAAGCCACGTTATTTACCACCAGATCATAACGAAACTCTATTGCAAACTCATTCTGCGTTCAATACTTCAAAGGCTACAAATTGCACAATGCAAAACCCGCAAAGCACATTCCTATCGGTGAATAGTGCACGGGACGATACACAATCGTTGAGCTCATCGAAGATGGGCGATCAGACGCTAGAGCGTATGATAGATGCGATACTTGAAAGCACACGCAAAGAGAAGAGACACATAAAATTTGCGAGACAATTTCAAAATCACCAACGCTCCGTAATGTCTCCCACATATACAAGAGCAGAAGATCCGGCGAATGATTTGAGCGAGTTTTGGTGTGAAACACGACACGAAGCACCTTTAACCCAACCTACGCACAAGAAAAGACGTTCTTTGCCAGCTAAAATGGCTGCTGCTGAAATATTTAGTGAACGCGAAGTACGTTCACCTATTGGGGCAAGAAATCGTCTGCGTCGACTACAAGATACCAACATTTTTCACCTGAGGCGACAACGTGCCGTGCGTCGGAAAAGGAAGGGATCAAAAATGGGCGATAAAAGTACCACAGACGCCACGTATGACATACCTGCGATTGTAGAAGAAAATGTTTCGACAGAAAAGTTAGAGCTTAGTTCTAAAACGTTAGAAGATGCAAGCCCAGATAGTGGGCACAACTCTTGCAGCGAGCCGGAAGATTATTCAATAA